One window of Cryobacterium arcticum genomic DNA carries:
- a CDS encoding NtaA/DmoA family FMN-dependent monooxygenase (This protein belongs to a clade of FMN-dependent monooxygenases, within a broader family of flavin-dependent oxidoreductases, the luciferase-like monooxygenase (LMM) family, some of whose members use coenzyme F420 rather than FMN.) translates to MGWFLNYTLPGWGKDWSGEAARDWTSPDLYIELARAMERARFDYMMLEDGAFIPDAYQGTAEYYLAKANHAPKHDPAILVPLIMQATRHLGVIMTIATPYYPPFAAARLMASLDHLSHGRAGINLVTAHNVRTAQNFGRDVHFEHDLRYEMADEWIDLVKQLWASWEPDAVVADHEAGIYADHTKVHPVNFEGRFYKSRGPLNTIPSPQGSPVVCQAGGSPAGRDLAARHADTVVASVPGIAAMKEYRADMTERLVRFGRDPKDLKILFTISPVFGETHDEAVAKKKRIDATTVEDALARLSWTSGIDFSQFDLDAPLPTIKTDAASSTTLGMLQGSDPTTTLRQIAERPVRLGSLEVSGTVEEVADAMEEAMDEVGGDGFLIAGQLSRRYISEVTDGLAPVLRRRGLIRSEYTGATLRDNLREF, encoded by the coding sequence ATGGGCTGGTTTCTCAACTACACGCTTCCGGGCTGGGGCAAGGACTGGTCGGGCGAGGCGGCCAGGGACTGGACGAGCCCCGACCTGTACATCGAACTCGCCCGCGCCATGGAGCGTGCCCGGTTCGACTACATGATGCTCGAGGACGGCGCGTTCATCCCCGACGCCTACCAGGGCACCGCCGAGTACTACCTCGCCAAGGCCAACCACGCGCCCAAACACGACCCGGCCATTCTGGTGCCGTTGATCATGCAGGCCACCCGGCACCTGGGCGTGATCATGACCATCGCCACGCCCTACTACCCGCCGTTCGCCGCGGCGCGGCTGATGGCCAGCCTCGACCACCTCTCGCACGGCCGCGCCGGCATCAACCTGGTCACCGCCCACAACGTGCGCACCGCGCAGAACTTCGGCCGGGACGTGCACTTCGAGCACGACCTGCGTTACGAGATGGCCGATGAGTGGATCGACCTGGTCAAGCAGCTCTGGGCGTCCTGGGAGCCCGACGCCGTCGTCGCCGACCACGAGGCCGGGATCTACGCCGACCACACCAAGGTGCACCCGGTGAACTTCGAGGGCCGCTTCTACAAGTCCCGCGGGCCGCTGAACACCATCCCCTCCCCGCAGGGCAGCCCGGTGGTCTGCCAGGCGGGTGGCTCCCCGGCCGGCCGGGACCTCGCGGCGAGGCACGCCGACACCGTCGTCGCATCCGTACCCGGCATCGCCGCGATGAAGGAGTACCGCGCCGACATGACCGAGCGGCTGGTGCGGTTCGGCCGGGACCCGAAGGACCTCAAGATCCTGTTCACGATCTCCCCGGTCTTCGGCGAGACCCACGACGAGGCCGTGGCCAAGAAGAAGCGCATCGACGCCACCACGGTCGAGGACGCCCTGGCCCGGCTGTCCTGGACCAGCGGCATCGACTTCTCCCAGTTCGACCTGGACGCGCCGCTGCCGACCATCAAGACGGATGCGGCGTCCTCCACCACGCTCGGCATGCTGCAGGGCTCCGACCCCACCACCACGTTGCGCCAGATCGCCGAGCGCCCGGTGCGGCTCGGGTCGCTCGAAGTGAGCGGCACCGTCGAGGAGGTGGCCGACGCGATGGAGGAGGCAATGGACGAGGTCGGCGGCGACGGCTTCCTCATCGCCGGGCAGCTGTCCCGCCGTTATATCAGCGAGGTCACTGACGGCCTGGCGCCCGTGCTGCGCCGCCGTGGGCTGATCCGCAGCGAATACACCGGGGCCACGCTCCGCGACAACCTCAGGGAGTTCTGA